The Montipora capricornis isolate CH-2021 chromosome 3, ASM3666992v2, whole genome shotgun sequence genome window below encodes:
- the LOC138042001 gene encoding uncharacterized protein isoform X4 codes for MLVGNHSDERHVRAVPTDEAKAFAEKNGLLFIETSALDSTNVEVAFHNILTEIYLRWCGPLALDAYNQVLSKGKATVPPEEINLRGSLALEAYNRALSKGKTRVRRIPVMLIGQDRSGKTSLKNSLRGIRFNRFESSTVGIDVDPSYFKVTTEIWKTGETDPEANTRDATSYEQHAARLVVKHLKEGEYFPEESSVEAAHSQYSSLVDMVTPGANTRSEGSSVSSLGFIRTGHNKFPPDVFKDEQLDVSRNPVASSGATRVSDSDDGRRNAFNTSTDERTDPTNRVNNSLTTCKIPEEVETLIKKLLQKVDKVKDEDDIYSVLWDFGGQSVYYATHPLFLSSRALYLLVYDLSRDPHKTAQPVTKQGMYKKIQDSFEIKSNLDYLDFWMTSIASLASRDDVYTKDSDSKYLLPAKLPPVFLVCTNADRPFSGAEPIALAREVYGSLQGKSYQNHLCDGFFVVDNTKSGGKSQCSEVARLRHSILAVAKELLLMKEDIPIKWLKYEKALQVTLGEGHKWIYFEHAKRIAAEVCQIHDNQEFVTLLNFLHDQRILIHFDDTPELNILVVLDPQWLINVFKKVITVQPSDCRRNGKIEQLWHKLETAGILEEKLLKHVWDPLIEQHETYESFIAIMEKFSLLCSWPSSDTSCNKQYLVPSMLMSIPPQDIIKLIASAELPSLFLKFESGQVPSTLFPRLVLQFFQWGQHEFWSSVNPQLYKNFARFYTAGDEDFSVVLLCHSSFFEIVVHRRNVNPRLLEGIQSKMTISSVPHRDSFEVLCARTIYRQLSLMLECMRKEFCWLKNMIYQAGFICPVCCHGKLVHYCRTHHQQYCEQEECLHFLSESELHNANQFITCTRAPAVVDNKVHVKNFSAWLTSPSEQTTTDKIGGRLLLSGKRIEDRSLVQLPVDVVESLTSDSCHPEEIVLQMKESLHLDQMCLEQPNPETKETIRCLANRAMDANRIDVVKHLREITPAGTTGPLLPGSLDIRSIPVSQMRALTIDLSCGEEWKNVAEKLGLSPKEIRYLDKRTLNPCDAALAFVSQRCHINVDELYDVLTECGYPVLADTL; via the exons ATGCTTGTGGGCAACCACAGTGATGAGCGGCATGTTAGAGCTGTTCCTACAGATGAGGCAAAGGCTTTTGCAG AGAAGAATGGTCTTTTGTTTATTGAGACGTCAGCTCTTGATTCAACGAATGTGGAGGTGGCCTTTCATAACATTTTAACAG AGATCTATTTGCGCTGGTGTGGCCCATTGGCTTTGGATGCTTACAACCAGGTTCTGAGTAAAGGAAAGGCAACAG TGCCCCCTGAAGAGAtcaatttgcgtggctcattgGCTTTGGAAGCTTACAACAGGGCTCTAAGTAAAGGAAAGACAAGAGTTAGAAGGATACCAGTCATGTTGATAGGCCAGGACCGCTCTGGAAAGACCAGCCTGAAGAATTCGCTTAGGGGAATACGGTTCAATCGGTTTGAGAGCAGCACTGTTGGGATCGATGTTGATCCTTCGTACTTTAAAGTCACCACTGAGATTTGGAAGACTGGGGAGACGGATCCAGAGGCAAACACTAGAGATGCAACTTCCTATGAGCAACATGCAGCTCGGTTGGTTGTCAAACATTTAAAGGAAGGGGAATATTTTCCTGAAGAAAGCTCTGTTGAGGCTGCCCACTCTCAATATTCCTCCCTTGTAGACATGGTGACACCAGGGGCAAATACAAGGAGTGAGGGTAGCTCGGTATCTTCCCTCGGGTTTATTAGAACCGGTCATAATAAATTCCCTCCAGATGTCTTCAAAGATGAACAGCTCGATGTTTCAAGAAATCCTGTAGCATCGTCTGGAGCTACAAGAGTTTCAGATTCTGATGATGGCCGCAGAAACGCTTTTAACACCTCAACAGATGAAAGAACTGATCCTACAAACAGAGTGAATAATTCTCTCACCACATGCAAAATACCAGAAGAGGTAGAAACATTGATCAAGAAATTGTTACAGAAAGTCGACAAGGTTAAAGATGAAGATGACATTTATTCTGTTTTGTGGGATTTTGGTGGACAGTCTGTTTATTATGCAACTCACCCACTCTTTCTTTCATCAAGGGCTTTGTACCTTTTGGTGTATGACCTAAGCCGAGATCCTCATAAAACGGCCCAGCCTGTAACAAAGCAAGGCATGTACAAGAAAATTCAAGAcagttttgaaataaaaagtaaTTTGGACTATCTTGATTTCTGGATGACTTCTATTGCTTCACTCGCCAGTCGAGATGACGTATATACAAAAGATTCGGATTCAAAATACTTGTTGCCTGCGAAACTTCCTCCTGTTTTTCTAGTTTGTACAAATGCCGACCGTCCTTTTAGTGGGGCAGAACCTATTGCGCTCGCCCGTGAAGTGTATGGTTCTTTGCAGGGGAAATCGTACCAGAACCACCTGTGCGATGGTTTCTTCGTAGTCGATAATACTAAATCAGGTGGTAAATCACAATGTTCAGAAGTGGCGCGCCTGCGACATAGCATTCTAGCTGTTGCAAAAGAGCTACTATTGATGAAGGAAGACATTCCAATCAAATGGTTAAAGTATGAGAAAGCGCTTCAAGTCACTCTGGGTGAAGGTcataaatggatttattttgAGCATGCAAAACGGATCGCAGCTGAAGTATGCCAAATTCATGACAATCAAGAATTTGTAACATTGCTTAACTTTTTACATGATCAgagaattttaatacattttgATGACACTCCTGAATTAAACATATTGGTTGTCTTGGATCCTCAGTGGTTGATTAATGTGTTTAAGAAAGTGATAACTGTTCAACCCTCTGACTGTCGCAGAAACGGTAAAATAGAACAATTGTGGCACAAACTCGAGACAGCAGGAATCCTTGAAGAAAAACTCTTGAAGCATGTATGGGACCCTTTGATAGAACAGCATGAAACCTATGAAAGCTTCATTGCTATCATGGAGAAATTTAGTTTGCTGTGCTCTTGGCCTTCGTCAGATACTTCATGTAATAAGCAGTACTTGGTACCATCCATGTTGATGTCAATCCCACCACAGGACATCATCAAGTTGATTGCCTCTGCAGAACTCCCTTCTCTTTTCCTCAAATTTGAGTCTGGACAAGTTCCTTCGACTTTGTTTCCGCGGCTGGTGTTGCAATTCTTTCAGTGGGGTCAACATGAATTTTGGAGTTCAGTGAACCCCCAGTTATACAAGAATTTCGCTAGATTTTACACAGCTGGGGACGAAGACTTCTCCGTTGTCCTTTTGTGTCATTCCTCGTTCTTCGAAATTGTTGTTCATAGAAGAAATGTCAATCCACGATTACTTGAAGGGATTCAGTCAAAAATGACCATTTCTTCTGTACCCCACCGTGATTCATTTGAAGTACTCTGTGCTCGTactatttacagacaactgtcTTTGATGCTTGAATGCATGCGTAAGGAGTTTTGTTGGTTGAAGAACATGATATATCAAGCAGGTTTTATTTGCCCGGTATGTTGCCATGGGAAGCTAGTCCACTATTGCCGCACTCATCACCAGCAATATTGTGAGCAAGAGGAATGTCTTCATTTCTTATCTGAATCTGAGTTGCACAATGCCAATCAGTTTATCACATGCACCAGAGCGCCTGCTGTAGTGGATAATAAAGTTCATGTCAAGAACTTTTCAGCTTGGTTGACAAGTCCAAGTGAACAG aCAACAACTGATAAGATTGGTGGAAGACTGTTGCTTTCTGGTAAAA GGATTGAAGACAGGTCTCTCGTCCAGCTTCCTGTCGATGTTGTTGAATCACTTACGTCGGATTCATGCCATCCTGAAGAAATTGTGCTTCAGATGAAAGAAAGTCTACATTTGGACCAAATGTGTTTGGAGCAACCCAACCCGGAAACAAAGGAAACGATCCGTTGCCTGGCAAATAGAGCAATGGATGCAAACAGGATTGACGTTGTCAAGCACCTGAGAGAAATTACACCAGCAGGAACAACTG GTCCCTTGCTACCAGGGAGCCTTGATATTCGCAGTATCCCAGTTTCTCAGATGAGAGCTCTTACAATTGACTTAAGCT GTGGAGAGGAGTGGAAGAATGTTGCTGAGAAGCTAGGCCTGAGCCCAAAAGAAATCCGTTATCTTGACAAACGAACTCTGAATCCCTGTGATGCCGCACTGGCTTTTGTTAGTCAGCGGTGTCATATTAATGTGGACGAACTGTACGATGTGCTAACCGAGTGTGGGTACCCTGTGCTGGCAGACACCCTTTGA
- the LOC138042001 gene encoding uncharacterized protein isoform X1, with the protein MGLRDAKYDYLFKVVLIGDSGVGKSNLLSLFTRNEFDIASETTVGVDVATRSIQVDGKTIKAQIWDTAGKERYRAIKSVFYSGAVGALLVYDISQHLTYINVKRWLQEVRDHADSNIVLMLVGNHSDERHVRAVPTDEAKAFAEKNGLLFIETSALDSTNVEVAFHNILTEIYLRWCGPLALDAYNQVLSKGKATVPPEEINLRGSLALEAYNRALSKGKTRVRRIPVMLIGQDRSGKTSLKNSLRGIRFNRFESSTVGIDVDPSYFKVTTEIWKTGETDPEANTRDATSYEQHAARLVVKHLKEGEYFPEESSVEAAHSQYSSLVDMVTPGANTRSEGSSVSSLGFIRTGHNKFPPDVFKDEQLDVSRNPVASSGATRVSDSDDGRRNAFNTSTDERTDPTNRVNNSLTTCKIPEEVETLIKKLLQKVDKVKDEDDIYSVLWDFGGQSVYYATHPLFLSSRALYLLVYDLSRDPHKTAQPVTKQGMYKKIQDSFEIKSNLDYLDFWMTSIASLASRDDVYTKDSDSKYLLPAKLPPVFLVCTNADRPFSGAEPIALAREVYGSLQGKSYQNHLCDGFFVVDNTKSGGKSQCSEVARLRHSILAVAKELLLMKEDIPIKWLKYEKALQVTLGEGHKWIYFEHAKRIAAEVCQIHDNQEFVTLLNFLHDQRILIHFDDTPELNILVVLDPQWLINVFKKVITVQPSDCRRNGKIEQLWHKLETAGILEEKLLKHVWDPLIEQHETYESFIAIMEKFSLLCSWPSSDTSCNKQYLVPSMLMSIPPQDIIKLIASAELPSLFLKFESGQVPSTLFPRLVLQFFQWGQHEFWSSVNPQLYKNFARFYTAGDEDFSVVLLCHSSFFEIVVHRRNVNPRLLEGIQSKMTISSVPHRDSFEVLCARTIYRQLSLMLECMRKEFCWLKNMIYQAGFICPVCCHGKLVHYCRTHHQQYCEQEECLHFLSESELHNANQFITCTRAPAVVDNKVHVKNFSAWLTSPSEQTTTDKIGGRLLLSGKRIEDRSLVQLPVDVVESLTSDSCHPEEIVLQMKESLHLDQMCLEQPNPETKETIRCLANRAMDANRIDVVKHLREITPAGTTGPLLPGSLDIRSIPVSQMRALTIDLSCGEEWKNVAEKLGLSPKEIRYLDKRTLNPCDAALAFVSQRCHINVDELYDVLTECGYPVLADTL; encoded by the exons ATGGGTTTAAGAGATGCTAAGTATGACTATCTTTTTAAAG TTGTTCTTATCGGCGACTCTGGTGTTGGCAAATCAAACCTCCTCTCACTATTCACAAGGAACGAGTTCGATATCGCGTCAGAGACGACCGTTGGAGTAGACGTCGCTACGAGAAGCATACAAGTCGATGGAAAGACTATCAAAGCACAAATCTGGGACACGG CTGGGAAAGAAAGATACAGAGCCATAAAAAGCGT CTTTTACAGTGGAGCTGTGGGTGCTCTTTTAGTTTATGATATTTCACAGCATCTGACATATATAAATGTGAAAAGATGGCTTCAAGAAGTACGAGATCACGCTGATAGTAACATAGTTTTAATGCTTGTGGGCAACCACAGTGATGAGCGGCATGTTAGAGCTGTTCCTACAGATGAGGCAAAGGCTTTTGCAG AGAAGAATGGTCTTTTGTTTATTGAGACGTCAGCTCTTGATTCAACGAATGTGGAGGTGGCCTTTCATAACATTTTAACAG AGATCTATTTGCGCTGGTGTGGCCCATTGGCTTTGGATGCTTACAACCAGGTTCTGAGTAAAGGAAAGGCAACAG TGCCCCCTGAAGAGAtcaatttgcgtggctcattgGCTTTGGAAGCTTACAACAGGGCTCTAAGTAAAGGAAAGACAAGAGTTAGAAGGATACCAGTCATGTTGATAGGCCAGGACCGCTCTGGAAAGACCAGCCTGAAGAATTCGCTTAGGGGAATACGGTTCAATCGGTTTGAGAGCAGCACTGTTGGGATCGATGTTGATCCTTCGTACTTTAAAGTCACCACTGAGATTTGGAAGACTGGGGAGACGGATCCAGAGGCAAACACTAGAGATGCAACTTCCTATGAGCAACATGCAGCTCGGTTGGTTGTCAAACATTTAAAGGAAGGGGAATATTTTCCTGAAGAAAGCTCTGTTGAGGCTGCCCACTCTCAATATTCCTCCCTTGTAGACATGGTGACACCAGGGGCAAATACAAGGAGTGAGGGTAGCTCGGTATCTTCCCTCGGGTTTATTAGAACCGGTCATAATAAATTCCCTCCAGATGTCTTCAAAGATGAACAGCTCGATGTTTCAAGAAATCCTGTAGCATCGTCTGGAGCTACAAGAGTTTCAGATTCTGATGATGGCCGCAGAAACGCTTTTAACACCTCAACAGATGAAAGAACTGATCCTACAAACAGAGTGAATAATTCTCTCACCACATGCAAAATACCAGAAGAGGTAGAAACATTGATCAAGAAATTGTTACAGAAAGTCGACAAGGTTAAAGATGAAGATGACATTTATTCTGTTTTGTGGGATTTTGGTGGACAGTCTGTTTATTATGCAACTCACCCACTCTTTCTTTCATCAAGGGCTTTGTACCTTTTGGTGTATGACCTAAGCCGAGATCCTCATAAAACGGCCCAGCCTGTAACAAAGCAAGGCATGTACAAGAAAATTCAAGAcagttttgaaataaaaagtaaTTTGGACTATCTTGATTTCTGGATGACTTCTATTGCTTCACTCGCCAGTCGAGATGACGTATATACAAAAGATTCGGATTCAAAATACTTGTTGCCTGCGAAACTTCCTCCTGTTTTTCTAGTTTGTACAAATGCCGACCGTCCTTTTAGTGGGGCAGAACCTATTGCGCTCGCCCGTGAAGTGTATGGTTCTTTGCAGGGGAAATCGTACCAGAACCACCTGTGCGATGGTTTCTTCGTAGTCGATAATACTAAATCAGGTGGTAAATCACAATGTTCAGAAGTGGCGCGCCTGCGACATAGCATTCTAGCTGTTGCAAAAGAGCTACTATTGATGAAGGAAGACATTCCAATCAAATGGTTAAAGTATGAGAAAGCGCTTCAAGTCACTCTGGGTGAAGGTcataaatggatttattttgAGCATGCAAAACGGATCGCAGCTGAAGTATGCCAAATTCATGACAATCAAGAATTTGTAACATTGCTTAACTTTTTACATGATCAgagaattttaatacattttgATGACACTCCTGAATTAAACATATTGGTTGTCTTGGATCCTCAGTGGTTGATTAATGTGTTTAAGAAAGTGATAACTGTTCAACCCTCTGACTGTCGCAGAAACGGTAAAATAGAACAATTGTGGCACAAACTCGAGACAGCAGGAATCCTTGAAGAAAAACTCTTGAAGCATGTATGGGACCCTTTGATAGAACAGCATGAAACCTATGAAAGCTTCATTGCTATCATGGAGAAATTTAGTTTGCTGTGCTCTTGGCCTTCGTCAGATACTTCATGTAATAAGCAGTACTTGGTACCATCCATGTTGATGTCAATCCCACCACAGGACATCATCAAGTTGATTGCCTCTGCAGAACTCCCTTCTCTTTTCCTCAAATTTGAGTCTGGACAAGTTCCTTCGACTTTGTTTCCGCGGCTGGTGTTGCAATTCTTTCAGTGGGGTCAACATGAATTTTGGAGTTCAGTGAACCCCCAGTTATACAAGAATTTCGCTAGATTTTACACAGCTGGGGACGAAGACTTCTCCGTTGTCCTTTTGTGTCATTCCTCGTTCTTCGAAATTGTTGTTCATAGAAGAAATGTCAATCCACGATTACTTGAAGGGATTCAGTCAAAAATGACCATTTCTTCTGTACCCCACCGTGATTCATTTGAAGTACTCTGTGCTCGTactatttacagacaactgtcTTTGATGCTTGAATGCATGCGTAAGGAGTTTTGTTGGTTGAAGAACATGATATATCAAGCAGGTTTTATTTGCCCGGTATGTTGCCATGGGAAGCTAGTCCACTATTGCCGCACTCATCACCAGCAATATTGTGAGCAAGAGGAATGTCTTCATTTCTTATCTGAATCTGAGTTGCACAATGCCAATCAGTTTATCACATGCACCAGAGCGCCTGCTGTAGTGGATAATAAAGTTCATGTCAAGAACTTTTCAGCTTGGTTGACAAGTCCAAGTGAACAG aCAACAACTGATAAGATTGGTGGAAGACTGTTGCTTTCTGGTAAAA GGATTGAAGACAGGTCTCTCGTCCAGCTTCCTGTCGATGTTGTTGAATCACTTACGTCGGATTCATGCCATCCTGAAGAAATTGTGCTTCAGATGAAAGAAAGTCTACATTTGGACCAAATGTGTTTGGAGCAACCCAACCCGGAAACAAAGGAAACGATCCGTTGCCTGGCAAATAGAGCAATGGATGCAAACAGGATTGACGTTGTCAAGCACCTGAGAGAAATTACACCAGCAGGAACAACTG GTCCCTTGCTACCAGGGAGCCTTGATATTCGCAGTATCCCAGTTTCTCAGATGAGAGCTCTTACAATTGACTTAAGCT GTGGAGAGGAGTGGAAGAATGTTGCTGAGAAGCTAGGCCTGAGCCCAAAAGAAATCCGTTATCTTGACAAACGAACTCTGAATCCCTGTGATGCCGCACTGGCTTTTGTTAGTCAGCGGTGTCATATTAATGTGGACGAACTGTACGATGTGCTAACCGAGTGTGGGTACCCTGTGCTGGCAGACACCCTTTGA
- the LOC138042001 gene encoding uncharacterized protein isoform X3 yields the protein MGLRDAKYDYLFKVVLIGDSGVGKSNLLSLFTRNEFDIASETTVGVDVATRSIQVDGKTIKAQIWDTAGKERYRAIKSVFYSGAVGALLVYDISQHLTYINVKRWLQEVRDHADSNIVLMLVGNHSDERHVRAVPTDEAKAFAEIYLRWCGPLALDAYNQVLSKGKATVPPEEINLRGSLALEAYNRALSKGKTRVRRIPVMLIGQDRSGKTSLKNSLRGIRFNRFESSTVGIDVDPSYFKVTTEIWKTGETDPEANTRDATSYEQHAARLVVKHLKEGEYFPEESSVEAAHSQYSSLVDMVTPGANTRSEGSSVSSLGFIRTGHNKFPPDVFKDEQLDVSRNPVASSGATRVSDSDDGRRNAFNTSTDERTDPTNRVNNSLTTCKIPEEVETLIKKLLQKVDKVKDEDDIYSVLWDFGGQSVYYATHPLFLSSRALYLLVYDLSRDPHKTAQPVTKQGMYKKIQDSFEIKSNLDYLDFWMTSIASLASRDDVYTKDSDSKYLLPAKLPPVFLVCTNADRPFSGAEPIALAREVYGSLQGKSYQNHLCDGFFVVDNTKSGGKSQCSEVARLRHSILAVAKELLLMKEDIPIKWLKYEKALQVTLGEGHKWIYFEHAKRIAAEVCQIHDNQEFVTLLNFLHDQRILIHFDDTPELNILVVLDPQWLINVFKKVITVQPSDCRRNGKIEQLWHKLETAGILEEKLLKHVWDPLIEQHETYESFIAIMEKFSLLCSWPSSDTSCNKQYLVPSMLMSIPPQDIIKLIASAELPSLFLKFESGQVPSTLFPRLVLQFFQWGQHEFWSSVNPQLYKNFARFYTAGDEDFSVVLLCHSSFFEIVVHRRNVNPRLLEGIQSKMTISSVPHRDSFEVLCARTIYRQLSLMLECMRKEFCWLKNMIYQAGFICPVCCHGKLVHYCRTHHQQYCEQEECLHFLSESELHNANQFITCTRAPAVVDNKVHVKNFSAWLTSPSEQTTTDKIGGRLLLSGKRIEDRSLVQLPVDVVESLTSDSCHPEEIVLQMKESLHLDQMCLEQPNPETKETIRCLANRAMDANRIDVVKHLREITPAGTTGPLLPGSLDIRSIPVSQMRALTIDLSCGEEWKNVAEKLGLSPKEIRYLDKRTLNPCDAALAFVSQRCHINVDELYDVLTECGYPVLADTL from the exons ATGGGTTTAAGAGATGCTAAGTATGACTATCTTTTTAAAG TTGTTCTTATCGGCGACTCTGGTGTTGGCAAATCAAACCTCCTCTCACTATTCACAAGGAACGAGTTCGATATCGCGTCAGAGACGACCGTTGGAGTAGACGTCGCTACGAGAAGCATACAAGTCGATGGAAAGACTATCAAAGCACAAATCTGGGACACGG CTGGGAAAGAAAGATACAGAGCCATAAAAAGCGT CTTTTACAGTGGAGCTGTGGGTGCTCTTTTAGTTTATGATATTTCACAGCATCTGACATATATAAATGTGAAAAGATGGCTTCAAGAAGTACGAGATCACGCTGATAGTAACATAGTTTTAATGCTTGTGGGCAACCACAGTGATGAGCGGCATGTTAGAGCTGTTCCTACAGATGAGGCAAAGGCTTTTGCAG AGATCTATTTGCGCTGGTGTGGCCCATTGGCTTTGGATGCTTACAACCAGGTTCTGAGTAAAGGAAAGGCAACAG TGCCCCCTGAAGAGAtcaatttgcgtggctcattgGCTTTGGAAGCTTACAACAGGGCTCTAAGTAAAGGAAAGACAAGAGTTAGAAGGATACCAGTCATGTTGATAGGCCAGGACCGCTCTGGAAAGACCAGCCTGAAGAATTCGCTTAGGGGAATACGGTTCAATCGGTTTGAGAGCAGCACTGTTGGGATCGATGTTGATCCTTCGTACTTTAAAGTCACCACTGAGATTTGGAAGACTGGGGAGACGGATCCAGAGGCAAACACTAGAGATGCAACTTCCTATGAGCAACATGCAGCTCGGTTGGTTGTCAAACATTTAAAGGAAGGGGAATATTTTCCTGAAGAAAGCTCTGTTGAGGCTGCCCACTCTCAATATTCCTCCCTTGTAGACATGGTGACACCAGGGGCAAATACAAGGAGTGAGGGTAGCTCGGTATCTTCCCTCGGGTTTATTAGAACCGGTCATAATAAATTCCCTCCAGATGTCTTCAAAGATGAACAGCTCGATGTTTCAAGAAATCCTGTAGCATCGTCTGGAGCTACAAGAGTTTCAGATTCTGATGATGGCCGCAGAAACGCTTTTAACACCTCAACAGATGAAAGAACTGATCCTACAAACAGAGTGAATAATTCTCTCACCACATGCAAAATACCAGAAGAGGTAGAAACATTGATCAAGAAATTGTTACAGAAAGTCGACAAGGTTAAAGATGAAGATGACATTTATTCTGTTTTGTGGGATTTTGGTGGACAGTCTGTTTATTATGCAACTCACCCACTCTTTCTTTCATCAAGGGCTTTGTACCTTTTGGTGTATGACCTAAGCCGAGATCCTCATAAAACGGCCCAGCCTGTAACAAAGCAAGGCATGTACAAGAAAATTCAAGAcagttttgaaataaaaagtaaTTTGGACTATCTTGATTTCTGGATGACTTCTATTGCTTCACTCGCCAGTCGAGATGACGTATATACAAAAGATTCGGATTCAAAATACTTGTTGCCTGCGAAACTTCCTCCTGTTTTTCTAGTTTGTACAAATGCCGACCGTCCTTTTAGTGGGGCAGAACCTATTGCGCTCGCCCGTGAAGTGTATGGTTCTTTGCAGGGGAAATCGTACCAGAACCACCTGTGCGATGGTTTCTTCGTAGTCGATAATACTAAATCAGGTGGTAAATCACAATGTTCAGAAGTGGCGCGCCTGCGACATAGCATTCTAGCTGTTGCAAAAGAGCTACTATTGATGAAGGAAGACATTCCAATCAAATGGTTAAAGTATGAGAAAGCGCTTCAAGTCACTCTGGGTGAAGGTcataaatggatttattttgAGCATGCAAAACGGATCGCAGCTGAAGTATGCCAAATTCATGACAATCAAGAATTTGTAACATTGCTTAACTTTTTACATGATCAgagaattttaatacattttgATGACACTCCTGAATTAAACATATTGGTTGTCTTGGATCCTCAGTGGTTGATTAATGTGTTTAAGAAAGTGATAACTGTTCAACCCTCTGACTGTCGCAGAAACGGTAAAATAGAACAATTGTGGCACAAACTCGAGACAGCAGGAATCCTTGAAGAAAAACTCTTGAAGCATGTATGGGACCCTTTGATAGAACAGCATGAAACCTATGAAAGCTTCATTGCTATCATGGAGAAATTTAGTTTGCTGTGCTCTTGGCCTTCGTCAGATACTTCATGTAATAAGCAGTACTTGGTACCATCCATGTTGATGTCAATCCCACCACAGGACATCATCAAGTTGATTGCCTCTGCAGAACTCCCTTCTCTTTTCCTCAAATTTGAGTCTGGACAAGTTCCTTCGACTTTGTTTCCGCGGCTGGTGTTGCAATTCTTTCAGTGGGGTCAACATGAATTTTGGAGTTCAGTGAACCCCCAGTTATACAAGAATTTCGCTAGATTTTACACAGCTGGGGACGAAGACTTCTCCGTTGTCCTTTTGTGTCATTCCTCGTTCTTCGAAATTGTTGTTCATAGAAGAAATGTCAATCCACGATTACTTGAAGGGATTCAGTCAAAAATGACCATTTCTTCTGTACCCCACCGTGATTCATTTGAAGTACTCTGTGCTCGTactatttacagacaactgtcTTTGATGCTTGAATGCATGCGTAAGGAGTTTTGTTGGTTGAAGAACATGATATATCAAGCAGGTTTTATTTGCCCGGTATGTTGCCATGGGAAGCTAGTCCACTATTGCCGCACTCATCACCAGCAATATTGTGAGCAAGAGGAATGTCTTCATTTCTTATCTGAATCTGAGTTGCACAATGCCAATCAGTTTATCACATGCACCAGAGCGCCTGCTGTAGTGGATAATAAAGTTCATGTCAAGAACTTTTCAGCTTGGTTGACAAGTCCAAGTGAACAG aCAACAACTGATAAGATTGGTGGAAGACTGTTGCTTTCTGGTAAAA GGATTGAAGACAGGTCTCTCGTCCAGCTTCCTGTCGATGTTGTTGAATCACTTACGTCGGATTCATGCCATCCTGAAGAAATTGTGCTTCAGATGAAAGAAAGTCTACATTTGGACCAAATGTGTTTGGAGCAACCCAACCCGGAAACAAAGGAAACGATCCGTTGCCTGGCAAATAGAGCAATGGATGCAAACAGGATTGACGTTGTCAAGCACCTGAGAGAAATTACACCAGCAGGAACAACTG GTCCCTTGCTACCAGGGAGCCTTGATATTCGCAGTATCCCAGTTTCTCAGATGAGAGCTCTTACAATTGACTTAAGCT GTGGAGAGGAGTGGAAGAATGTTGCTGAGAAGCTAGGCCTGAGCCCAAAAGAAATCCGTTATCTTGACAAACGAACTCTGAATCCCTGTGATGCCGCACTGGCTTTTGTTAGTCAGCGGTGTCATATTAATGTGGACGAACTGTACGATGTGCTAACCGAGTGTGGGTACCCTGTGCTGGCAGACACCCTTTGA